One genomic region from Nitrospira sp. encodes:
- a CDS encoding efflux RND transporter periplasmic adaptor subunit has translation MRRLGFIISIVAIGIAIGGYVFFNGERKPPIRYRAAAVERGEIVSVVSATGTINPVVSVQVGTQVSGMIKSLHADFNSRVKAGETVAVIDPEPFKARREQAASNLEMARSNIARSKADLAQRKRELDRVQSLLPQQFVSQNDVDVALTNFQSAEAQLRVAEAQVKQAEAALNAAELELKYTVIRSPVDGIVVARNVEVGQTIAASFATPNLFLIALDLTNMQVDTNVSESDIGGMTEGKAAVFTVDAYPGMSFAGIIKQVRLAPINVQNVVTYTVVVGVDNKDLRLKPGMTANVAIVVAQRDQVLKVPNAALRFMPPKTEGDRRGLEGQATKAEGGHPIHTGGTAGQSRTVWTQVESGDLVSLSVQTGISDGITTEVLSGGLTEGDSVVVGIEQSFGERKSSELPPGFGNQRRPRSR, from the coding sequence ATGCGACGTCTCGGCTTCATTATTAGTATCGTGGCTATCGGAATTGCCATCGGTGGCTACGTGTTTTTTAACGGAGAGCGGAAACCTCCCATTCGATATCGGGCGGCAGCAGTCGAACGTGGTGAGATCGTTTCTGTCGTCAGCGCGACGGGAACCATCAATCCGGTTGTCTCCGTCCAAGTGGGTACGCAAGTATCAGGGATGATCAAAAGCCTCCACGCCGATTTCAACTCACGAGTAAAGGCCGGAGAGACGGTTGCCGTCATTGATCCCGAACCGTTCAAGGCTCGTCGGGAACAGGCTGCCAGCAATCTGGAAATGGCGCGGTCAAACATCGCACGATCCAAAGCCGACCTGGCGCAGCGAAAACGTGAACTCGACCGTGTTCAATCGCTGTTGCCTCAGCAGTTTGTTTCACAAAACGACGTCGATGTCGCACTCACAAATTTTCAAAGCGCAGAAGCACAGTTGCGGGTTGCCGAGGCACAGGTCAAGCAAGCGGAAGCAGCATTGAATGCGGCCGAACTGGAATTGAAATATACCGTCATTCGGTCCCCTGTAGACGGTATTGTCGTTGCGCGGAATGTAGAGGTCGGTCAGACGATCGCCGCCAGCTTTGCCACGCCCAACTTATTTCTCATTGCCCTCGATCTGACCAACATGCAAGTCGATACCAACGTGAGTGAGTCGGATATCGGCGGGATGACGGAAGGGAAGGCGGCGGTTTTCACGGTAGATGCCTATCCGGGAATGTCCTTTGCCGGCATTATTAAACAGGTGCGCCTCGCACCCATCAACGTCCAAAATGTCGTCACCTATACTGTGGTGGTAGGCGTAGATAACAAGGACTTACGTCTAAAGCCTGGAATGACTGCGAACGTAGCGATTGTGGTGGCTCAAAGAGACCAGGTGCTCAAAGTTCCTAACGCGGCGCTACGCTTCATGCCTCCGAAGACTGAAGGAGACCGCCGAGGATTGGAAGGACAAGCGACAAAAGCAGAGGGGGGACACCCGATCCACACAGGAGGAACAGCGGGGCAGTCGAGGACTGTTTGGACACAGGTAGAAAGCGGTGACCTCGTTTCTCTGTCGGTCCAAACGGGTATCTCGGATGGCATCACCACCGAAGTCCTGTCCGGCGGTCTCACGGAAGGTGATTCGGTCGTTGTCGGTATCGAGCAGTCTTTTGGGGAAAGAAAGAGCAGCGAGCTGCCGCCAGGATTCGGCAACCAGCGGCGCCCTCGTTCTCGGTGA
- a CDS encoding ABC transporter ATP-binding protein: MTALIICEDIWKVYRVGDVEVQALRGLNLTIRQGEFVAIMGSSGSGKSTLMNILGCLDQPTKGQYRLNSIDVGHLQPDRLAEIRNQQIGFVFQSFNLIPRTSALENAQLPLFYRGLPLKEQKSLASAALQRVGLSGREHHSPTQLSGGQQQRVAIARALVTSPSLLLADEPTGNLDTQSSQEIMEILEGLNREGITVILVTHEIDIAAYASRQITIKDGQVLSDRATEGRSHVVGM; encoded by the coding sequence GTGACCGCGCTGATCATTTGTGAAGATATTTGGAAGGTCTATCGAGTCGGCGACGTTGAAGTGCAGGCGCTGAGAGGGTTGAATCTCACCATCCGGCAAGGCGAGTTCGTTGCGATTATGGGGTCGAGCGGATCAGGCAAATCCACACTGATGAACATTCTCGGGTGCCTTGATCAACCGACCAAGGGACAGTATCGGTTGAACAGTATTGATGTCGGACATTTGCAGCCAGACCGGTTGGCAGAGATCCGGAATCAGCAAATCGGCTTTGTCTTTCAAAGTTTCAATCTCATCCCTCGCACCAGCGCGTTGGAAAACGCCCAGTTGCCACTGTTTTACCGAGGACTTCCCCTCAAGGAACAGAAATCGCTGGCGTCTGCTGCGTTGCAGCGTGTGGGGTTGAGCGGGCGCGAGCACCATTCACCAACACAACTTTCGGGAGGGCAGCAGCAGCGAGTGGCGATCGCTCGGGCTCTGGTGACGTCACCCTCGTTGCTCCTTGCGGATGAACCGACCGGAAATCTCGATACTCAGTCCAGCCAAGAAATCATGGAGATTCTTGAAGGGTTGAATCGGGAAGGGATCACGGTGATCCTGGTCACGCACGAAATCGATATTGCGGCCTATGCGTCACGGCAGATTACGATTAAGGATGGTCAAGTCCTAAGCGATCGGGCGACCGAAGGCAGATCCCATGTGGTGGGAATGTAA
- a CDS encoding ABC transporter permease yields MHAFVWLTIVTALRILGRNRLRAGLTMLGIIIGVGAVIAMVSIGEGAKQAVQKQIATMGTNVIMIWPTATSVGGVRGAQGGAVTLTVADAVDLKKRILVLSDTAWTKRDILQIVNGHRNCNSPVNGVSPSYLSIRDWTFSKGGSFTQADMDSAGLVALLGQSVVDELFDQGEEPLGAVIRIRNVPLRVIGILSPKGQNTYGQDQDDVVFIPFTTAERKVFGTPFLGSVGGLYAATDRAEDMPEAVELIREVLRSRHRLQGEQPDDFAIRTQVDIAMVQEGTSQTLTVMLMAIASVSLLVGGIGIMNILLVSVTERTREIGVRMAVGAKRAHILIQFLIEAMTLSVVGGCIGILFGVFAARLTTVIAGWPTIISGHTVATAFVFSVAVGLFFGLYPANKAARLNPIEALRYE; encoded by the coding sequence ATGCATGCGTTTGTGTGGCTGACGATCGTGACGGCATTGCGAATTCTTGGGCGAAACAGGCTGCGTGCCGGCTTGACCATGCTGGGGATTATCATCGGTGTGGGAGCGGTCATCGCGATGGTCAGTATCGGCGAGGGGGCAAAGCAGGCCGTGCAGAAGCAGATTGCCACCATGGGCACGAATGTCATCATGATCTGGCCTACCGCGACGAGCGTCGGTGGTGTGCGAGGTGCACAAGGTGGGGCTGTCACGCTGACCGTTGCGGATGCAGTGGATCTGAAGAAGAGAATTCTGGTTCTATCGGATACTGCTTGGACGAAACGCGACATACTGCAGATCGTGAACGGTCACCGCAACTGTAACAGCCCGGTCAATGGAGTGTCACCCAGCTATCTCAGTATCCGAGACTGGACGTTCAGTAAGGGAGGTTCCTTTACCCAGGCAGATATGGATAGTGCGGGGCTCGTCGCACTTCTTGGACAGTCGGTGGTTGATGAACTCTTCGATCAAGGGGAGGAACCACTCGGGGCCGTCATTCGCATTAGAAACGTCCCGCTCCGCGTGATCGGCATCTTATCTCCAAAAGGACAGAACACGTATGGTCAGGATCAGGACGATGTCGTCTTTATCCCCTTCACGACTGCCGAGCGAAAAGTCTTTGGAACGCCGTTCCTTGGATCGGTCGGCGGCCTGTACGCCGCCACAGATCGAGCCGAGGATATGCCGGAAGCGGTAGAACTCATACGAGAGGTCTTGAGGTCTCGCCACCGTCTACAGGGCGAGCAGCCGGATGATTTCGCCATTCGTACGCAGGTCGATATTGCCATGGTGCAGGAGGGGACGAGTCAAACCTTGACGGTCATGTTGATGGCGATTGCGTCCGTCTCGCTGCTCGTCGGCGGGATCGGCATTATGAACATACTGCTTGTTTCTGTGACCGAACGAACAAGAGAAATCGGAGTCCGTATGGCAGTTGGAGCCAAGCGAGCCCATATCCTGATACAGTTCTTGATCGAGGCCATGACGCTCAGTGTGGTCGGCGGTTGTATCGGCATCCTATTCGGGGTGTTTGCGGCCCGCTTGACGACGGTGATTGCCGGATGGCCCACGATTATCTCGGGCCACACGGTTGCGACGGCATTCGTCTTTTCCGTCGCCGTCGGCTTATTTTTTGGTTTATATCCTGCCAACAAAGCCGCTCGACTCAATCCCATCGAAGCGTTGCGCTACGAATAG
- a CDS encoding DUF3391 domain-containing protein — MARTRVSVRDLQIGMYVAHLDLSWFRSPFLRHSFLIEHPSQIEKLVRAGVKVVDIDLDRGMASQPHQISDAPHSATEAAPTWSIKKQSKSLAQLNEEYVQAKLAKQQMDQAVQSVFSTISKTGTVNPQQAAEAVQEITIAMRTLTDSAIFMALSQNRAGDSTLSRHALATCTLSLVLGQVYQFNPLELQELATAGLLHDIGLLQIRSAIVSQAHTTSGLSETDQHELETHPRHAVLMLERQGRIESAILQLIANHHVYLDDSGYPKESRGRFTSDRTRILMVVDRYDELITGFGGTPPLTPHHTFQCLYQEARQGKIDQRILSAFIARVGIYPVHSHVRLNTQELAVVTELNQEKLHQPIVTITHQPGGTEYVTPLVVNLAQQADEPRTRAIETIITMDP; from the coding sequence ATGGCGAGAACCCGCGTCTCTGTCCGTGATCTTCAGATCGGAATGTACGTCGCCCATTTGGACCTTTCGTGGTTCCGCTCCCCCTTCCTCCGCCATTCATTTCTGATCGAGCATCCTTCGCAGATTGAAAAATTAGTACGCGCAGGGGTGAAGGTGGTCGACATCGACCTCGACCGGGGAATGGCTTCTCAGCCTCATCAGATATCAGATGCGCCGCATTCGGCGACCGAGGCAGCACCGACGTGGAGTATTAAAAAACAATCCAAGTCTTTAGCTCAGCTGAACGAAGAATATGTCCAAGCGAAGCTGGCCAAGCAACAGATGGATCAAGCCGTACAATCCGTTTTTTCCACCATCAGCAAAACAGGGACGGTCAATCCTCAGCAGGCGGCCGAAGCAGTTCAAGAAATCACGATCGCTATGAGAACTCTCACCGACTCCGCTATTTTCATGGCATTGAGTCAAAATCGGGCCGGCGATTCCACTCTCAGCCGCCATGCGCTGGCCACTTGTACGCTGTCACTGGTCTTAGGACAGGTCTACCAATTCAACCCTTTGGAACTGCAGGAACTTGCGACCGCCGGGCTGTTACATGATATCGGGCTCTTGCAGATCCGGTCTGCCATTGTCAGCCAGGCTCACACCACGTCAGGCCTTTCCGAGACCGACCAACATGAACTGGAAACTCATCCTCGCCATGCGGTTCTTATGTTGGAGCGGCAAGGCAGGATTGAGAGCGCCATACTCCAGCTTATCGCAAATCATCATGTCTATCTCGATGACAGCGGCTACCCGAAAGAGTCACGGGGACGGTTTACCTCCGACCGCACCCGCATCCTGATGGTCGTGGATCGATATGATGAATTGATCACTGGATTCGGCGGGACACCTCCGCTCACTCCCCACCACACATTTCAATGTTTGTATCAAGAAGCGCGGCAAGGCAAGATCGATCAACGAATCCTGTCGGCGTTTATCGCGAGAGTCGGTATCTATCCGGTCCATAGTCATGTACGGCTGAATACACAAGAGTTGGCCGTGGTCACGGAGCTCAATCAAGAGAAACTGCATCAACCGATCGTCACCATTACTCACCAACCAGGAGGCACCGAGTATGTCACGCCATTGGTCGTCAACCTTGCACAGCAGGCCGACGAACCTCGGACACGGGCGATTGAAACAATCATCACGATGGATCCTTGA
- a CDS encoding RusA family crossover junction endodeoxyribonuclease — MLTVTLPVPPSINHQYASVNGRRLLSSAGRAYKTYVGRHVWLALAQSPAGPSLRDRLQSGPLALSIRFFFASPLRRDLDGGLKIAQDAVCEGLGLNDNRIIETHLYKQVDKTDPRIEVSLSFLHPPDHSG; from the coding sequence ATGCTCACGGTTACGTTGCCTGTTCCTCCCAGCATCAATCATCAATACGCATCGGTGAATGGGCGTCGTTTGTTGTCCTCGGCCGGACGTGCGTATAAAACATACGTCGGCCGGCACGTATGGCTGGCATTGGCACAGTCCCCTGCCGGACCTTCCTTGCGGGATCGACTTCAATCCGGACCGCTGGCGCTGTCGATCCGGTTCTTTTTCGCTTCTCCCTTACGACGTGACCTCGACGGAGGCCTGAAGATCGCCCAAGATGCGGTCTGCGAAGGGCTCGGCTTGAACGACAATCGCATCATTGAAACCCATCTGTACAAACAGGTCGACAAAACCGATCCTCGCATTGAAGTCTCTCTCTCGTTCCTTCACCCGCCTGATCACTCGGGCTGA
- a CDS encoding helix-turn-helix domain-containing protein, translating into MSRAPKTELMTATETCRYLKITQRTLYRYLRSRQIPAFKLGKEWRFVRSDLEQWIRDRTRTAVNS; encoded by the coding sequence ATGAGCAGGGCTCCGAAGACCGAACTCATGACAGCGACAGAAACCTGTCGCTATCTCAAGATTACTCAACGGACCCTCTACCGCTATCTTCGAAGTCGGCAGATTCCTGCCTTCAAGCTGGGAAAAGAATGGCGATTTGTACGTTCGGATCTCGAACAATGGATCCGCGACCGAACCAGAACCGCCGTGAATTCCTAA
- a CDS encoding zinc ribbon domain-containing protein, translated as MPIYEYSCQECRRRSSFLIMNPRHPGSIVCRHCGCSKLERLLSRFAAPKSEEARLESLSDPANLGGIDENDPRSVARLMKRMGQEMGEDVDDIEAMMDQSEDGEGVTDGTDGL; from the coding sequence ATGCCAATTTACGAGTACTCATGTCAGGAGTGCCGCAGGCGAAGTTCGTTCCTGATCATGAACCCCCGCCATCCCGGATCGATTGTCTGTCGGCACTGTGGCTGCTCGAAGTTGGAGCGTCTCCTGTCGCGATTTGCGGCTCCCAAGTCCGAAGAAGCTCGACTCGAATCGCTCTCAGATCCAGCTAACCTCGGAGGGATTGATGAGAATGATCCTCGGAGTGTCGCCCGTTTGATGAAGAGAATGGGGCAGGAAATGGGCGAGGACGTCGACGATATCGAAGCGATGATGGACCAATCCGAAGACGGTGAAGGAGTAACAGACGGCACTGACGGCCTTTGA
- a CDS encoding ComF family protein, whose product MPDARCTRCDRPFPSSIASTYSPHHVCQPCAVRPPSYTRAWTLYPYLPPLQHAIRLFKYQGKVSLAAPLARLMMARLPPLNTVDMIIPVPLHIQRLREREFNQSLLLADHIGRRLDIPVVYTNLIRTVPTPPQTTLSRKSRQKNLRRSFAVRRPDAIAKKRILLIDDVFTTGTTVNECAKALRRAGSADVFAITLSRTVGTDIVLDRMLAQHPYPF is encoded by the coding sequence ATGCCTGACGCTCGATGCACCCGTTGTGACCGCCCCTTCCCCTCTTCCATCGCCTCGACCTACAGCCCGCATCATGTCTGCCAACCCTGCGCTGTACGTCCGCCTTCTTATACGAGGGCCTGGACGCTGTACCCTTATCTGCCTCCGCTCCAACACGCCATCCGCCTCTTTAAGTACCAGGGCAAAGTTTCACTCGCGGCTCCACTTGCCCGCCTCATGATGGCTCGACTTCCTCCACTCAATACTGTAGATATGATCATACCAGTACCTTTGCACATTCAGAGGCTTCGTGAGCGAGAATTCAATCAGTCTCTGCTGCTTGCCGATCACATCGGGCGTCGCCTCGATATTCCCGTGGTATATACCAATTTGATCCGAACTGTTCCTACGCCGCCCCAGACCACATTGTCCCGCAAGAGCCGTCAAAAAAACCTTCGTCGATCGTTTGCTGTTCGACGCCCCGATGCGATCGCCAAGAAGCGCATTCTTCTGATCGACGACGTCTTCACGACCGGCACCACGGTGAATGAATGTGCAAAGGCCCTGCGTAGAGCTGGATCTGCTGACGTATTCGCCATAACGTTAAGCCGAACCGTGGGTACCGATATCGTCCTCGACCGAATGCTGGCTCAGCATCCATACCCCTTTTGA
- a CDS encoding ABC transporter ATP-binding protein, translating to MVILRQLSKTYLRGEATVVALRDVSLEIKAGEFCAFVGPSGCGKSTLLNLVAGLDLPTAGEIVLDGRSTKNLTSYEWTKIRRETIGIVFQAFHLVHGLTAEENIALPLMLRGENRREIVKRVEDMLERVGMSHRRRHRPAELSGGEQQRIAIARALAHGPRLLLADEPTGNIDSHQGAGIMALIRELAISGGQTVLLVTHSLQASQSADYVWTMRDGQLISRTERRTELVTP from the coding sequence ATGGTGATATTGCGACAACTCTCGAAAACCTATTTGCGTGGAGAAGCCACGGTTGTGGCTTTGCGCGATGTGAGTTTAGAGATTAAGGCCGGAGAATTCTGCGCGTTCGTGGGCCCCAGCGGCTGCGGGAAAAGTACCCTGTTGAACCTCGTGGCCGGTTTGGACCTACCAACCGCGGGAGAAATCGTGCTGGATGGACGATCCACAAAAAATCTGACCAGCTACGAGTGGACAAAGATCAGGCGTGAAACGATCGGGATCGTTTTCCAAGCCTTCCATTTGGTTCATGGTTTGACGGCTGAAGAGAACATTGCGCTGCCCTTGATGTTGCGCGGGGAGAATAGGCGGGAGATCGTAAAACGGGTGGAGGACATGTTGGAGAGAGTGGGGATGAGTCATCGTCGCCGACATCGACCCGCCGAATTATCCGGTGGAGAGCAACAAAGAATCGCGATCGCGCGGGCATTAGCGCATGGCCCCCGTCTCCTGTTGGCTGATGAACCGACAGGAAATATCGATTCTCATCAAGGAGCAGGTATTATGGCGCTCATTCGTGAGCTGGCGATATCTGGAGGGCAGACGGTATTGTTGGTTACCCACAGTTTGCAGGCCTCACAATCCGCCGACTATGTGTGGACTATGCGAGATGGACAACTGATTTCACGCACTGAACGTAGGACCGAACTGGTAACTCCGTGA
- a CDS encoding dihydroorotate oxidase, translating into MIDLSTTIAGVTFPGCFMNASGALCVTREELEALGKSGAGAIVTKSMTIESRQGNPTPRYHGFPGGSINSMGLPNLGYRAYVELIPHLKRFGKPVIASVAGLREEDFPTIAEAINAAQPDLIEVNLSCPNIPGKPQIGYDLETSERVLRKVRRLITVPMGVKLPPYFDPAHHEAMGKVLGRCGVDFLNLINSVGNALVVDPERETVVIKPKGGFGGLGGRLIKPVALANVRAFFKFFGGKIPIIGTGGIVEGIDVFEHFLCGASAVQIGTVLVEEGLGVFGRLEAELTAVLTRKGYRSIPECRGRLTEL; encoded by the coding sequence GTGATCGATCTCTCCACAACGATCGCCGGCGTGACCTTTCCCGGCTGTTTCATGAATGCGTCGGGAGCGCTCTGTGTCACACGAGAGGAACTCGAGGCCCTCGGGAAATCCGGGGCGGGGGCGATCGTCACGAAGTCGATGACGATTGAGTCACGCCAAGGGAACCCTACGCCACGGTATCACGGATTTCCCGGAGGATCGATCAATTCGATGGGTCTTCCCAACCTCGGGTATAGAGCCTACGTCGAGTTGATTCCTCACCTCAAGCGGTTCGGAAAGCCGGTTATCGCCAGCGTGGCGGGACTCAGAGAGGAAGACTTTCCGACCATCGCGGAAGCGATCAATGCAGCCCAGCCGGACCTCATCGAGGTCAATCTATCCTGTCCGAATATTCCAGGCAAGCCCCAAATTGGCTACGATTTGGAAACATCCGAGCGGGTGCTCCGCAAGGTTCGGCGTCTCATCACGGTTCCGATGGGGGTGAAGCTGCCGCCGTACTTTGATCCGGCGCATCATGAGGCCATGGGGAAGGTACTCGGGCGTTGCGGAGTCGACTTTCTCAATTTGATCAATTCCGTGGGCAACGCCTTGGTTGTCGATCCGGAACGGGAAACCGTCGTCATTAAGCCTAAAGGAGGGTTCGGCGGGTTGGGCGGGCGACTGATCAAGCCGGTGGCATTGGCGAACGTCCGCGCCTTCTTCAAGTTTTTTGGTGGGAAGATCCCGATCATCGGAACCGGAGGGATTGTGGAGGGAATCGATGTGTTCGAACATTTCCTCTGCGGAGCCTCGGCGGTTCAAATCGGGACGGTGTTGGTGGAGGAAGGGCTGGGTGTGTTCGGCCGACTGGAAGCGGAATTGACCGCTGTCTTGACAAGAAAAGGATACCGGTCGATTCCGGAATGCCGAGGACGGCTCACGGAATTGTGA
- a CDS encoding response regulator transcription factor codes for MARKKKTTARPLHRMEHRSKSSVPITPRQREVLRLVALGHTNREIAGSLDISVRTVEVHRFNLMRRLDVRNVAQLLRQALQHNLLPRNFGNK; via the coding sequence ATGGCCAGAAAGAAAAAGACCACCGCACGTCCGCTCCACCGAATGGAACATCGCTCCAAATCTTCTGTGCCCATCACGCCCCGCCAACGCGAGGTCCTCCGATTGGTCGCGCTGGGCCACACGAATCGAGAGATCGCCGGATCGTTGGATATCAGCGTCCGGACGGTCGAAGTACATCGTTTCAACTTGATGCGTCGACTCGATGTTCGGAACGTCGCCCAACTCCTGCGTCAGGCCCTACAACACAACTTGTTGCCTCGCAACTTCGGCAATAAATAG
- a CDS encoding ABC transporter permease, with amino-acid sequence MPAFVRVLLLLLSSHVRQWPLRTLLTIVGVALGVSASVAVRSANVEVLRSFEQAVMTVAGPTTLEVSGGETGFDEQVITRVRTIAGVTTASPVILQTAVRMREEQAYQAVQVVGLDLLAESTTRGFRLSRPEKESQLVSMIQPEAVFLGAKLAAEWNLSVDDQVDLLMGPRRLTCRVAGVLHNESGRTSSWERMAVMDIAAAQITFGMLGKVDRIDIVTDEKTAVEDVAQDLRTVLPPHLTVERPTNRTRQVEQMMRAFRLNLTVLSWVGLLVGVFLIYNTMAFAVAQRRQEIGIYRAIGMTQSRVAVLFLMEAGLFGFLGGIGGSAAGVALAQELVTLLSRTISDLYAPVGAGEGGLFWTGQFWSIVIEGILIGCVVSMIGAFGPSLDAGRTMTVRALAPGDYEASRQLRAGVLGAVGVSLLAAAGLLSVPGPIGEVPVLGYLATLFLLAGLACLAPICVTGWQRPRRSVGREFGVRSVMRGIAVEHASRSPGRNGVTVSALMVGLAIMIGVLVMVRSFRHTVELWVTDTVLADLVVAPSMWLQGTEIGDAGRALPPTWLNVLSSIPDVAAVDSYRDVRVEVNGQRVAVVSRDLRLHAQWSRYLVRRGDSSEQLRRAADIHGLLVSEVLANRLGVEEGSTLEILTPSGLARFPIVAVFYDYSTDGGKLLMDRALYRSLWHDDLVTVFPLYLSAGSSIDRVRERITEQLSGETGGGLPPLVISNTELRKEILDIFDRTFLLTYVLEAIAVVIAMLGIVNTLVTSVLERRREFATLRAIGGSGEQIQQLVLWEAAYLGVIGIALGLVGGGLLSLLLIKVINKQSFGWTIQMIVPISALIQAVVLAIIATLVAGYFPARWAARQPIVEGLREE; translated from the coding sequence ATGCCTGCCTTTGTAAGGGTGTTACTGCTTCTTCTCAGCTCTCATGTCCGGCAATGGCCGTTACGTACGTTGCTGACGATTGTCGGAGTGGCTCTCGGAGTGTCGGCCTCCGTAGCCGTGCGGAGCGCCAACGTCGAGGTGCTCCGGTCCTTTGAGCAGGCGGTCATGACGGTGGCCGGTCCAACCACCCTGGAAGTGTCAGGAGGTGAGACTGGGTTTGATGAACAAGTCATTACCAGGGTACGAACCATCGCCGGCGTGACGACCGCATCGCCGGTGATTCTACAGACGGCAGTTCGCATGAGGGAAGAGCAAGCCTACCAAGCAGTACAGGTGGTGGGTCTGGATCTTTTGGCTGAATCCACTACACGTGGGTTTCGCCTGAGCCGACCGGAGAAGGAAAGTCAGCTGGTGAGTATGATCCAGCCGGAGGCGGTGTTTCTGGGAGCCAAATTGGCCGCTGAGTGGAATCTGTCGGTCGATGACCAGGTCGATCTTCTGATGGGGCCGAGGCGTCTCACCTGTCGTGTGGCAGGGGTTCTTCACAATGAGTCGGGCCGAACCTCATCCTGGGAACGCATGGCCGTCATGGACATTGCGGCTGCACAAATTACGTTCGGGATGCTCGGGAAGGTGGATCGAATCGATATCGTGACCGACGAAAAAACGGCCGTCGAAGACGTGGCACAGGACCTACGAACTGTGCTGCCGCCCCATCTGACGGTGGAGCGGCCGACCAACCGAACGAGACAGGTCGAGCAAATGATGCGCGCCTTCCGCCTCAATCTGACGGTGTTGAGCTGGGTTGGTCTGTTGGTCGGGGTGTTCCTGATTTACAACACGATGGCGTTTGCCGTCGCTCAGAGGAGACAGGAAATCGGGATATATCGAGCGATCGGGATGACTCAGTCTCGGGTGGCCGTTCTGTTCTTGATGGAAGCGGGGTTATTCGGATTTTTGGGAGGAATCGGCGGTAGCGCGGCGGGGGTGGCATTAGCGCAAGAGCTTGTGACCTTGCTCAGTCGGACTATTTCGGATCTCTATGCTCCGGTAGGTGCCGGCGAGGGAGGGCTGTTCTGGACCGGTCAATTCTGGAGCATTGTGATCGAAGGGATTTTGATCGGATGCGTCGTGTCCATGATCGGTGCCTTTGGCCCAAGCCTGGATGCCGGCCGCACGATGACTGTACGGGCATTGGCTCCAGGTGACTACGAAGCGAGTCGACAGCTACGGGCGGGCGTGCTTGGTGCCGTGGGAGTGAGTTTGCTCGCTGCCGCTGGACTCTTGAGTGTTCCTGGACCGATAGGCGAGGTTCCTGTCTTGGGTTATTTGGCGACGTTGTTTCTGCTGGCAGGGTTGGCCTGTCTGGCCCCCATTTGCGTCACTGGATGGCAGCGTCCACGCCGATCTGTGGGGCGTGAATTTGGAGTACGGAGCGTCATGAGGGGGATCGCGGTAGAGCATGCATCCCGCAGTCCCGGACGAAATGGAGTCACCGTCTCTGCCTTGATGGTGGGATTGGCGATCATGATCGGCGTGCTTGTGATGGTGCGAAGTTTTCGACATACGGTCGAACTATGGGTCACCGATACGGTCCTGGCCGATCTGGTCGTGGCACCGTCGATGTGGCTGCAGGGCACGGAGATCGGGGACGCCGGCCGGGCGCTCCCACCCACATGGTTGAATGTCCTGTCCTCCATCCCTGACGTGGCGGCGGTCGACAGCTATCGCGACGTCCGGGTGGAAGTGAACGGCCAACGGGTGGCTGTCGTATCACGGGATCTGCGGTTGCATGCCCAATGGAGTCGGTATCTCGTACGCAGGGGCGACTCTTCGGAACAGCTCAGACGGGCGGCTGATATCCATGGCCTCCTCGTCTCGGAGGTCTTGGCTAATCGGCTCGGCGTGGAGGAAGGATCGACACTTGAAATTCTGACGCCCAGCGGTCTCGCGCGATTCCCGATCGTGGCCGTGTTCTATGATTATTCGACGGACGGAGGCAAGCTTCTCATGGATCGGGCACTCTACCGGTCGCTCTGGCACGATGATCTGGTCACGGTATTTCCCCTGTACTTGAGCGCCGGATCAAGTATCGACCGTGTGAGAGAAAGGATCACAGAACAGCTGAGCGGCGAAACCGGCGGGGGACTTCCGCCGCTCGTGATCAGTAACACGGAGTTACGGAAAGAAATTCTCGACATCTTCGATCGCACATTCCTTCTGACATACGTTCTGGAGGCCATCGCTGTCGTCATTGCCATGCTCGGGATCGTCAATACACTGGTCACGTCTGTTCTCGAACGTCGCAGGGAGTTTGCCACTCTACGGGCCATCGGCGGCAGCGGGGAGCAGATTCAACAGCTCGTGCTATGGGAGGCGGCCTACCTCGGTGTGATAGGGATTGCCTTAGGGCTTGTCGGTGGTGGGCTGCTCTCGTTGCTGCTTATTAAAGTCATCAACAAGCAATCGTTTGGATGGACGATTCAGATGATCGTTCCGATCAGTGCGCTTATCCAAGCCGTGGTGCTTGCCATCATCGCAACCTTGGTGGCGGGCTACTTCCCCGCCCGCTGGGCAGCACGTCAACCGATCGTAGAGGGGTTACGGGAAGAATAG